One part of the Acinetobacter sp. XS-4 genome encodes these proteins:
- a CDS encoding MFS transporter, which produces MNNDVQVISKELRSTFPSNLGTYEKIGPHTWKWALLFAYFAMVVDGVDIMLLSYSLTSLKAEFGLSTFQAGALGSASLAGMGIGGILGGWACDKFGRVRTIANSVTFFSVATCLLGFTQSFEQFMALRFIGALGIGALYMACNTLMAEYVPTTYRTTVLGTLQTGQTVGYIAATLLAGAIIPDHGWRILFFLTVVPAFVNIFLQRFVPEPKSWQLTKIESLQGNRQPKEIAVAEKPKSGSIYKQIFNNFKHRKMFLLWMTTAFFLQFGYYGINNWMPSYLETEVHMNFKNLTSYMVGSYTAMILGKILAGYLADKFNRRAVFVFGTIASAVFLPIIIFFNTPDNILYLLITFGFLYGIPYGVNATYMAESFSTDVRGTAIGGAYNIGRVGAAIAPATIGFLASGGTFTMAFIVMGAAYFVAGVLPGLFIKDRQYDPQRQS; this is translated from the coding sequence ATGAACAATGACGTTCAAGTAATATCGAAAGAGTTAAGATCTACATTTCCAAGTAACCTTGGAACATATGAAAAGATTGGACCACATACATGGAAATGGGCATTGCTATTTGCCTATTTTGCGATGGTGGTCGATGGTGTTGATATTATGCTGCTGTCGTATAGCCTCACTAGTTTAAAGGCAGAGTTTGGCCTAAGTACCTTTCAAGCGGGTGCTTTAGGTAGTGCTTCTTTAGCTGGTATGGGTATTGGCGGTATTTTGGGTGGCTGGGCATGTGACAAGTTTGGTCGCGTACGAACCATTGCTAACTCAGTAACCTTCTTTTCGGTAGCGACCTGTTTATTGGGCTTTACGCAAAGCTTCGAGCAATTTATGGCTTTACGTTTTATTGGTGCTTTGGGTATTGGAGCACTCTATATGGCCTGTAATACCTTAATGGCTGAATATGTGCCGACCACTTACCGTACAACAGTCTTGGGCACGTTACAGACGGGTCAAACCGTAGGTTATATTGCGGCAACCCTCTTAGCAGGGGCGATTATTCCAGATCATGGTTGGCGTATTTTGTTCTTCCTAACCGTCGTGCCTGCTTTTGTTAATATTTTCCTACAACGATTTGTGCCAGAGCCAAAATCTTGGCAGCTCACTAAAATTGAAAGCTTGCAAGGCAACAGACAACCTAAAGAAATAGCAGTGGCTGAAAAGCCTAAAAGTGGCAGTATTTATAAGCAAATTTTTAATAACTTTAAGCACCGTAAAATGTTTTTGTTGTGGATGACGACAGCATTCTTCTTACAGTTTGGTTATTACGGTATTAACAACTGGATGCCAAGTTATTTAGAAACAGAAGTGCATATGAACTTTAAAAACTTAACCAGTTATATGGTGGGTTCATATACTGCAATGATTCTAGGCAAAATTTTAGCGGGTTATCTTGCAGACAAATTTAACCGCCGTGCTGTTTTCGTGTTTGGCACAATAGCCAGCGCCGTGTTCTTACCAATCATTATTTTCTTCAATACCCCTGACAACATTTTGTATTTATTAATCACTTTTGGCTTTTTATATGGCATTCCATACGGTGTGAACGCGACCTATATGGCTGAAAGTTTTTCAACCGATGTGCGCGGAACAGCCATTGGCGGTGCTTATAACATTGGTCGTGTGGGGGCAGCGATTGCACCAGCAACCATTGGTTTCTTGGCTTCGGGTGGTACGTTTACCATGGCCTTTATTGTGATGGGTGCTGCGTATTTTGTTGCGGGTGTATTGCCAGGCTTATTTATTAAAGATCGTCAGTATGATCCGCAAAGACAATCATAA